From a single Alkalihalophilus pseudofirmus genomic region:
- a CDS encoding ABC transporter permease yields the protein MSQHLDNEKNNSKTPQVGDDMSPTSRRLFKGIRFNRNRGSRPGGVLFTFAALTGLLMAIPVFYVVWRSLFAGTDRWMRLLDSRIPQLIWNTMSLTFMVTLFAVSIGVLLAWIVNRTSLPGRKMWQWLLALPLVIPPYVGAVTYIIVFGPRGWLWREWRENEWLLNVFGEYPINVYSFWGVFAVLTLFTYPYVFLIASASLRKMNRNYEEVARSQGMTTSQIFWKVNIPFLRPAIGAGAILIALYVLSDFGAIAMMRYTTFTAAIYYQMGSYDNVSATVLSVVLIVLTLVILWIESRTKKKQSYYQTSNTFKEPDILSLGKWKWPALIFVSTIFFISVILPVIVLVYWSVLGLGAGALDSRFWGYAWNSVKVSGMAALICMILALPVVYLRSRYPSKVSAIIEKMSYAGYALPGVIVALGIIFIFNQYIPMLYNTFYLVAIAFVIRFLPQAMQSTDASLSLISPRIDEAARSLGQPPWKVMIKVIIPSILPGILAGGALVFVSSIKELPATLLLRPPGFDTLAVRIWVETSEAIYHMAAPAALLIVIVSIIPLRYLLKKY from the coding sequence ATGAGTCAGCACCTAGATAACGAAAAAAATAATAGTAAAACCCCTCAGGTTGGAGACGATATGTCTCCAACCTCTCGCCGTTTATTTAAAGGGATCCGGTTCAATAGGAATCGAGGAAGCAGGCCAGGCGGGGTTTTATTTACATTTGCAGCGTTAACCGGTTTATTAATGGCCATACCAGTCTTTTATGTCGTATGGAGATCATTATTTGCTGGTACAGACAGGTGGATGCGCTTACTGGATTCACGCATTCCTCAGTTAATTTGGAATACGATGTCTTTAACCTTTATGGTTACTTTATTTGCGGTCTCAATCGGCGTGTTGCTGGCATGGATTGTTAATCGTACAAGTCTGCCCGGGAGGAAAATGTGGCAGTGGCTGCTTGCTCTTCCTTTAGTTATACCGCCATACGTAGGGGCTGTTACTTATATTATTGTATTTGGGCCTAGGGGATGGCTATGGAGAGAGTGGCGTGAGAACGAGTGGCTGCTGAATGTATTCGGTGAATACCCAATTAATGTTTATTCGTTTTGGGGGGTATTTGCGGTTCTTACCTTATTCACCTATCCATATGTATTTTTAATTGCCAGCGCTTCACTTAGAAAAATGAACCGTAACTATGAAGAAGTGGCAAGGTCACAAGGAATGACGACTTCACAAATTTTTTGGAAAGTGAACATTCCATTTCTTCGTCCCGCAATTGGTGCTGGAGCTATCCTAATTGCTTTATATGTGCTGTCAGATTTCGGTGCGATTGCGATGATGCGGTATACAACATTTACAGCAGCTATTTACTACCAAATGGGAAGTTATGATAATGTTTCAGCTACGGTTTTAAGTGTGGTATTAATTGTCCTTACACTAGTTATTTTGTGGATTGAATCCAGAACTAAGAAGAAACAATCGTATTATCAAACAAGTAATACATTTAAAGAGCCTGACATTTTAAGTCTTGGAAAATGGAAATGGCCAGCGCTTATATTTGTAAGCACAATTTTCTTCATCTCAGTTATCTTGCCGGTTATTGTCCTCGTTTATTGGTCGGTTCTTGGCCTTGGGGCAGGGGCATTGGATTCAAGATTCTGGGGATATGCATGGAATAGTGTGAAGGTTTCTGGTATGGCAGCTCTCATTTGTATGATCTTAGCTCTGCCAGTAGTTTACTTGCGCTCTAGGTATCCTTCCAAAGTATCTGCTATTATTGAAAAGATGAGCTATGCAGGTTATGCGTTACCTGGAGTCATTGTAGCACTTGGAATCATCTTTATTTTTAATCAGTATATACCTATGCTTTATAATACATTTTATTTGGTGGCCATTGCTTTTGTGATTCGGTTTTTACCACAGGCAATGCAGTCAACAGATGCTTCGCTCAGCCTCATTTCTCCACGGATAGACGAGGCAGCGAGAAGCCTGGGCCAGCCTCCTTGGAAGGTCATGATCAAAGTAATTATTCCATCTATTCTGCCTGGTATCCTGGCAGGGGGTGCACTCGTATTTGTAAGCAGTATTAAAGAGCTTCCGGCTACTTTATTACTCAGACCTCCTGGGTTTGATACACTTGCAGTACGTATTTGGGTAGAGACAAGCGAAGCCATTTACCATATGGCGGCACCCGCGGCTTTGCTTATTGTTATCGTTTCTATCATTCCTTTGCGCTATTTGCTTAAAAAGTATTAA
- a CDS encoding DUF2325 domain-containing protein: MSSLLIVGADRLGSIPQKLEGLGFKQITHVDGRKAQMVKKEIPSHIDLILVLTDFINHNLTSVLKKKAAEQNIPICYAKRSWCSIYQSIGRCNYECNKESQCPFK; the protein is encoded by the coding sequence ATGTCTTCTTTATTAATAGTCGGAGCGGATCGTCTTGGGAGTATTCCTCAGAAACTAGAAGGGTTGGGTTTTAAACAGATTACACATGTAGATGGGAGAAAGGCGCAGATGGTAAAGAAAGAAATTCCATCTCATATTGACCTTATATTAGTTCTTACCGATTTTATTAATCATAATTTAACTTCTGTACTGAAGAAAAAGGCTGCTGAACAAAACATTCCGATTTGTTACGCGAAACGTTCTTGGTGTTCTATTTATCAGTCGATTGGGCGATGTAATTATGAGTGTAATAAAGAGAGTCAATGTCCATTTAAATAA